TTCAGCTGGACCAGCCCGTCCAGGCGGGCGGCCAGGGCCTCGCGGACGGGTTCCAGGCCGACCAGGGCGGCCAGGCGCCGGCCGCCGCGGTCGGCGCCGGTGCGGCCGGGTCCGGCGGGGTCGGCACCGGGGTGCTCGGGCGCGGGGAGGGCGGGGACGTCGGCGGCGGCGAGCCGGCTCAGGTCGGTGTCGCGGGCGCCGGGTTGCGCGGCGAGGCGGGAGGCCTGGTTGCTGACCATCGCCTCGAACACGCCGCGGGCCACCCGGCCGTTGCCGAACGTCCCGTCCTTGGGGATCAGGTCGAAGTACCGGGTCAGCGCCTCGTGGCCGCTGTCGTCCAGTTCGTAGTAGTGCCGGCCGCACATGTTGCGGGTGATGGTGACCAGTTCGGCGGGGGTGTAGTTCGGGAACTCGACGGTGCGGGAGAAGCGCGAGGCCATGCCCGGGTTGGAGGAGAGGAACTGCTCCATCTGCTCGGAGTAGCCGGCCACGATGACCACGAGTTCGTCGCGGTGGTCCTCCATCAGCTTCATCAGGGTCTCCACCGCCTCCTGGCCGAAGTCGGGGCCGCTGCCCTTGGCCTGATTGGTGAGGGTGTAGGCCTCGTCGACGAACAGGACGCCGCCGAGCGCCCGGGTGCAGACCTCGGTGGTCTTGATCGCGGTGCCGCCGATGATCTGGGCGACCAGGTCGGCCCGGGAGACCTCCACCAGGTGGCCCTTGCCGAGGATGCCGAGCTCGGCGAGGACGGCGCCGTACAGCCGGGCGACCGTGGTCTTCCCCGTGCCGGGCGGGCCGGCGAAGACCAGGTGACGGCTCATCGGCGGCATCGGCAGGCCCATCTCCTCCCGCCGCTGGGCCATGGTGTTGAGGTTGATCAGGCCGGTGACCTCCTGTTTGACGCTGTCCAGGCCGACCAGCGCCTCCAGTTCGGCGAGCGGCCCGGTGCCGGGGTGGGCGGCGGGGCCCGCGGCCGGCGGCGGATGGCCGGACTCCGAGCGGGCGCCCGGATCGCGCCGGGGCGCGGGATCGTGCCGGGTGCCCGGATCGGGCTCCGGCGCGGGGAGGCCGGCGGCGGGCGGCCCGCCGTCCTGGCGGGGGCGCATCCGGGCGGCCGGGACCGGACCGGCCGGCCCGCCGAACTCGCAGTCGAGGGTGCGGACGGGTTCGGCGGCCAGGCTGTGCAGCGGCAGGCCGCCGGTGCGGTCCGCCCGGCAGCCCTCCAGGTCGCCACGGGCGGCGGCGGCCAGGCTGAACCCGTGGTCCCGAGAGCCGTGCACCCGGCAGCGCAGCGCGGTCAGCGTGCCGCCGTCGAGCACCCGGACGCCGTCCTCGTGGGCGTCCACGACCTCGACGTCGGTGAGGGCGGCCTCGGCGTCCGGGCCGATCTCCACCCCGGCGCCGGTGAGCAGCGAGGAGGTCACCTCCAGCCGGGCGCCGCCGCCGGCCCGCAGCCCGGTGCCGCGGGTGGTCCGGACCCGCAGGTCGGTGAGGATGCCGCTGGCGCCCTCGCCGAGGTCGACGGCGTCGCCGCCCTCGGTCAGGTCCACGGTGGCGTCCTCCAGCCGCAGCCGGGCGCCGCCCAGGACGCGCAGGCCCGCGCGGTCGGTACGGACGGCGAGCCGCCGCAGGTCGGCCGAGGCGCCGCCGCTCACCAGCAGGGCGGCCTGCTCGGTGCCGGTCACGGTCAGCCCGTCGATGCGCGGCGCGCTCTCGCCGTCCAGCACCGCGCCGAGCGGGGTGTCGGCGACGGTGCAGTCCTCCAGGTGCGGCCGGGCGCCGCCGGTGACGTGCAGGCCGCACTGCCGGGCGCCGGTCAGCGTGCAGCCGCGCAGCCGGGGTTCCGCGCCGCCGGCGATGTGCACCGACTGCCCGGCCGAGCCGGTGAACGCGCAGTCGGTGAGGGTGCTGGGCCCGCCGCCGGTGAGGTACGCGTCCAGGGCCGCGCTGCCGGTCACGGTGACCCGCAGCAGGTCGGCCCGGCCGTCCTGCTCGACCACCAGGGCGGGTTTGGCGCTGTCGGCGACCGCGGTGTCCTCGACGGTGGCCCAGCCCTGCCCGTTGACGCACAGCGCGTTGCCGCCACTGCCGGTGAGGGTGGAGCCGCGGACGGTGAGGCGGC
The window above is part of the Kitasatospora sp. HUAS MG31 genome. Proteins encoded here:
- a CDS encoding right-handed parallel beta-helix repeat-containing protein, encoding MNRQILVVSPQRPGAHRTIGEALRQAGDGALVSVAPGRYEEHLVLDRPVTLAADGAPGSVEIHTADGSTVTVDCEAVQFSGLALSGADDQYPVVDLRRGQAAFDGCTVTGAAWTAVLARLDGTLVARDCRIRNPAGAGIVVTSAGGNTVERTEVVRVGSSALVVAEQGRLTVRGSTLTGSGGNALCVNGQGWATVEDTAVADSAKPALVVEQDGRADLLRVTVTGSAALDAYLTGGGPSTLTDCAFTGSAGQSVHIAGGAEPRLRGCTLTGARQCGLHVTGGARPHLEDCTVADTPLGAVLDGESAPRIDGLTVTGTEQAALLVSGGASADLRRLAVRTDRAGLRVLGGARLRLEDATVDLTEGGDAVDLGEGASGILTDLRVRTTRGTGLRAGGGARLEVTSSLLTGAGVEIGPDAEAALTDVEVVDAHEDGVRVLDGGTLTALRCRVHGSRDHGFSLAAAARGDLEGCRADRTGGLPLHSLAAEPVRTLDCEFGGPAGPVPAARMRPRQDGGPPAAGLPAPEPDPGTRHDPAPRRDPGARSESGHPPPAAGPAAHPGTGPLAELEALVGLDSVKQEVTGLINLNTMAQRREEMGLPMPPMSRHLVFAGPPGTGKTTVARLYGAVLAELGILGKGHLVEVSRADLVAQIIGGTAIKTTEVCTRALGGVLFVDEAYTLTNQAKGSGPDFGQEAVETLMKLMEDHRDELVVIVAGYSEQMEQFLSSNPGMASRFSRTVEFPNYTPAELVTITRNMCGRHYYELDDSGHEALTRYFDLIPKDGTFGNGRVARGVFEAMVSNQASRLAAQPGARDTDLSRLAAADVPALPAPEHPGADPAGPGRTGADRGGRRLAALVGLEPVREALAARLDGLVQLKSGGQPIALSANLVLEGRPGSGRRALARLYGRALAERDLAATGAVHEVPLSAFPSRWHGQAETYAAALFEEAAGGVLLLEADRALAERPEDERRAVLEAVRARAQETDLVLVLSGEPAPLADVLRESPALAGCFAEYLRLAPYAPEELADLVLRRLARQGRAVDAQLPGALGEHFADHPLPDGAHGAHRYADRLAQVAASRTIRPADLGPAAAEAPATAAWGYA